A single window of Xiphophorus hellerii strain 12219 chromosome 12, Xiphophorus_hellerii-4.1, whole genome shotgun sequence DNA harbors:
- the tsc1a gene encoding TSC complex subunit 1a isoform X2: MSREPLSVSDLLLCLESSELQELERVRTAINQQLSSDRGGAVLSSLVEHYLDSSSSQVLLLLSSIREPHHKVLLEKLNEALTRPGNRAAAIALLGHLIRKQPPWIHHISQAPVLPTLLRCLKTDGDVAVLVSGVLVLVALLPMIPQAGKQHIYDFFDVFGRLASRSYRNPGQVSAAYLVHLHAAVYSLFHRLYGMFPCNFVSYLRLHYGMKENLDTFQEVVKPMLEHVRIHPELVTGTQDSELDPSRWRCCEVHDIIMECCRLSLDPLEDACCPSPPPHLDLSPAPQVWQPISSLGSSVGQLTLSSSHIQADDVTWSPSSQCGLATPPPEPASPGPAPSLSRCTSISGVKCPSPDSVPVTTPSEGSHKPAGGLQVRSGVSVKEQQEDGRCLSSQVKQQPIRAQEETSLSHVINGNLSSPDVRAPSSSSQFLLLTSTSSRSDSPGGPAPSPSDPAPYAPGPAPPYEPLFELALPHAATLFIRRKTQEALQSAAGRQQQVEEEQSAMSPLKVLEQMIVHGSDAHERLSRRSSSGSRSDRSHLGGPAPQGEELQRSQLLLVHSQLQYERFKRQQHAIRNRRLLRRVINATALEEQTVAMKAQLGVQDQEIRSLRSSLSEEQRRLNQLHQDGRTQTDRLLDQNQQLMLQQQRHQQDNQQLQSDLEDCHGQLRELEAELQGANRKAKHAEHQLTQLGLKLCSSEQQQQQVFLLDQQLVLLRETNRALSQQLDEAAAHSWTEEAMLRRSAGNDFQRLKDCDVLQKQKLEAASHRIAELESQLARKDKLILELKKLLEETKSHSRAELSASESRCVALRRVSQTLQTEMLHLYSQVHLDTHTGSDTCTHSPPLDAGSRNSPSAQDGYKPRPSSSSAVGIINGAVEALSSSSPLSSSPIDSPLAVGSFLEQQARRLFGPNNQSLEEEEKEEEEKEVPAGSPPLGQEVEEATLLTGSPQMEPPAPAADLELSVRQRRDELSIMDYNESLPEF, translated from the exons ATGTCCAGAGAGCCGCTGAGCGTTTCGGACCTGCTGCTCTGTCTGGAGAGCTCGGAGCTGCAGGAGCTGGAGCGGGTCAGAACCGCCATCAACCAGCAGCTGAGTTCAG ACAGAGGGGGCGCTGTGCTGTCCTCCCTGGTGGAGCATTACCtggactcctcctcctcccaggtgctgctgctgctctcctccATCAGGGAGCCTCACCACAAG GTGCTGCTGGAGAAGCTGAACGAGGCGCTGACCCGACCCGGAAACAGAGCGGCAGCCATCGCCCTGCTGGGTCACCTGATCCGGAAGCAGCCGCCCTGGATCCACCACATCAGCCAGGCGCCGGTGCTGCCGACGCTGCTGCGCTGCCTCAAG ACGGACGGAGACGTGGCGGTTCTGGTCAGCggggttctggtcctggtcgcGCTGTTACCCATGATCCCTCAGGCCGGGAAGCAGCACATCTACGACTTCTTCGACGTCTTCGGTCGCCTGGCGTCCCGGAGCTACAGGAACCCCG GTCAGGTGAGCGCGGCGTACCTGGTCCACCTCCACGCCGCCGTTTACTCGCTGTTCCACCGTCTGTACGGGATGTTCCCCTGCAACTTCGTCTCCTACCTGAGGCTGCACTACGGCATGAAGGAGAACCTGGACACCTTCCAGGAGGTGGTCaag CCAATGTTGGAACATGTTCGGATCCACCCAGAACTCGTGACTGGAACCCAGGACTCCGAACTGGACCCGTCCAG gtGGAGGTGTTGTGAGGTCCATGACATCATCATGGAGTGCTGCCGACTCTCTCTGGACCCGCTGGAGGACGCCTGCTGTCCCTCCCCCCCGCCTCACCTGGACCTCAGCCCCGCCCCCCAGGtctggcagccaatcagcagcttAG GAAGTTCAGTGGGTCAGCTGACGCTAAGCTCCTCCCACATCCAG gctgatgatgtcacatgGAGCCCCTCCTCTCAATGTggtttggccacgccccctccTGAGCCTGCATCTccaggccccgccccctcgctGAGCAGGTGTACCTCCATTTCAG GTGTGAAATGTCCCTCACCTGACTCTGTACCTGTGACCACGCCCAGTGAAGGTAGCCATAAACCTGCCGGCGGCCTCCAGGTGAGATCGGGTGTCTCTGTcaaggagcagcaggaagatgGCCGCTGTCTGTCCTCACAGGTgaagcagcagccaatcagagcgcagGAGGAGACGAGCCTGAGTCATGTCATCAACGGTAACCTGAGCAGCCCAG ACGTCAGAGCGCCATCTTCCTCCTCCCAGTTCCTCCTCCTTACTTCCACCTCCAGCCGCAGTGACTCACCAGGTGGACCCGCCCCTTCTCCCAGTGACCCCGCCCCCTATGCTCCTGGCCCCGCCCCTCCCTATGAGCCGCTGTTTGAGCTGGCTCTGCCTCACGCGGCCACACTCTTCATCAGGAGGAAGACGCAG GAGGCGCTGCAGAGCGCTGCAGGGCggcagcaacaggtggaggaggagcagagcgCCATGTCTCCTCTGAAGGTTCTGGAGCAGATGATCGTTCATGGGAGCGACGCTCATGAGCGCCTCAGCAGGAG GTCGTCATCGGGGAGCAGGTCGGACCGGAGTCACCTGGGAG GCCCCGCCCCCCAGGGGGAGGAGCTTCAGAGGAgccagctgctgctggtccACAGCCAGCTTCAGTACGAGCGCTTCAAGCGGCAGCAGCACGCCATCAGGAACCGCCGCCTGCTGCGTCGGGTCATCAACGCCACGGCGCTGGAGGAGCAGACAGTCGCCATG AAGGCGCAGCTGGGCGTTCAGGACCAGGAGATCCGCAGCCTGAGGTCGAGTCTGAGCGAAGAGCAGCGGCGCCTCAACCAGCTGCATCAGGACGGACGGACCCAAACGGACCGCctgctggaccagaaccagcagctgatGCTGCAGCAACAGCGCCACCAGCAGGAcaaccagcagctgcag AGCGACCTGGAGGACTGTCATGGCCAACTGAGGGAGCTGGAGGCGGAGCTCCAGGGAGCCAATAGGAAGGCCAAACACGCTGAGCACCAGCTGACCCAGCTGGGCCTGAAG ctgtgcagcagtgagcagcagcagcagcaggtcttcCTGCTGGACCAGCAGCTCGTCCTGCTGAGGGAAACCAACAGAGCTCTGAGCCAGCAGCTGGACGAGGCCGCCGCCCACAGCTGGACC GAGGAGGCCATGCTGCGGCGCAGCGCAGGGAACGACTTCCAGAGGCTGAAGGACTGCGACGTCCTGCAGAAACAGAAGCTGGAGGCAGCCAGCCACAGGATAGCAGAGCTGGAGAGCCAGCTGGCCAGGAAGGACAAGCTGATCCTGGAGCTGAAGAAGCTGCTGGAGGAAACCAAGAGCCACAGCAG GGCGGAGCTGTCAGCCTCAGAGAGTCGATGTGTGGCCCTGAGGAGAGTCAGCCAGACGCTGCAGACTGAGATGCTCCACCTGTACAGCCAGGTTCACCTGGACACTCACACAGGAAGTGACACGTGCACACACAGCCCTCCTCTTGATGCCGGCAGCAG AAACAGCCCCTCCGCTCAGGATGGCTACAAGCCCCgcccctcttcttcttctgctgtggGAATCATAAACGGTGCTGTGGAggccctctcctcctcctcaccccTCTCCTCCTCGCCCATCGACTCCCCGCTGGCCGTCGGATCTTTCCTGGAGCAGCAGGCGCGGCGGCTGTTTGGGCCAAACAACCAgagcctggaggaggaggagaaagaggaggaggagaaggaggtcCCAGCAGGGAGCCCTCCTCTGGGtcaggaggtggaggaggccACCCTCCTCACTGGGAGTCCTCAGATGGAGCCTCCTGCTCCAGCTGCAGACCTGGAGCTCAGCGTCCGCCAGCGGAGAGACGAGCTCAGCATCATGGACTACAACGAGTCGCTGCCCGAGTtctga
- the tsc1a gene encoding TSC complex subunit 1a isoform X1 yields MSREPLSVSDLLLCLESSELQELERVRTAINQQLSSDRGGAVLSSLVEHYLDSSSSQVLLLLSSIREPHHKVLLEKLNEALTRPGNRAAAIALLGHLIRKQPPWIHHISQAPVLPTLLRCLKVPTQNRSRTNRSRARTSRFGPVLLRSCVCVTDGRRRGGSGQRGSGPGRAVTHDPSGREAAHLRLLRRLRSPGVPELQEPRSGERGVPGPPPRRRLLAVPPSVRDVPLQLRLLPEAALRHEGEPGHLPGGGQGQNRVRTGSEPGQNLDTFQEVVKPMLEHVRIHPELVTGTQDSELDPSRWRCCEVHDIIMECCRLSLDPLEDACCPSPPPHLDLSPAPQVWQPISSLGSSVGQLTLSSSHIQADDVTWSPSSQCGLATPPPEPASPGPAPSLSRCTSISGVKCPSPDSVPVTTPSEGSHKPAGGLQVRSGVSVKEQQEDGRCLSSQVKQQPIRAQEETSLSHVINGNLSSPDVRAPSSSSQFLLLTSTSSRSDSPGGPAPSPSDPAPYAPGPAPPYEPLFELALPHAATLFIRRKTQEALQSAAGRQQQVEEEQSAMSPLKVLEQMIVHGSDAHERLSRRSSSGSRSDRSHLGGPAPQGEELQRSQLLLVHSQLQYERFKRQQHAIRNRRLLRRVINATALEEQTVAMKAQLGVQDQEIRSLRSSLSEEQRRLNQLHQDGRTQTDRLLDQNQQLMLQQQRHQQDNQQLQSDLEDCHGQLRELEAELQGANRKAKHAEHQLTQLGLKLCSSEQQQQQVFLLDQQLVLLRETNRALSQQLDEAAAHSWTEEAMLRRSAGNDFQRLKDCDVLQKQKLEAASHRIAELESQLARKDKLILELKKLLEETKSHSRAELSASESRCVALRRVSQTLQTEMLHLYSQVHLDTHTGSDTCTHSPPLDAGSRNSPSAQDGYKPRPSSSSAVGIINGAVEALSSSSPLSSSPIDSPLAVGSFLEQQARRLFGPNNQSLEEEEKEEEEKEVPAGSPPLGQEVEEATLLTGSPQMEPPAPAADLELSVRQRRDELSIMDYNESLPEF; encoded by the exons ATGTCCAGAGAGCCGCTGAGCGTTTCGGACCTGCTGCTCTGTCTGGAGAGCTCGGAGCTGCAGGAGCTGGAGCGGGTCAGAACCGCCATCAACCAGCAGCTGAGTTCAG ACAGAGGGGGCGCTGTGCTGTCCTCCCTGGTGGAGCATTACCtggactcctcctcctcccaggtgctgctgctgctctcctccATCAGGGAGCCTCACCACAAG GTGCTGCTGGAGAAGCTGAACGAGGCGCTGACCCGACCCGGAAACAGAGCGGCAGCCATCGCCCTGCTGGGTCACCTGATCCGGAAGCAGCCGCCCTGGATCCACCACATCAGCCAGGCGCCGGTGCTGCCGACGCTGCTGCGCTGCCTCAAGGTACCGACCCAGAACCGCAGCAGAACCAACCGGtccagagccagaaccagcaggttcGGCCCGGTTCTGCTCAGATCTTGTGTTTGCGTCACAGACGGACGGAGACGTGGCGGTTCTGGTCAGCggggttctggtcctggtcgcGCTGTTACCCATGATCCCTCAGGCCGGGAAGCAGCACATCTACGACTTCTTCGACGTCTTCGGTCGCCTGGCGTCCCGGAGCTACAGGAACCCCG GTCAGGTGAGCGCGGCGTACCTGGTCCACCTCCACGCCGCCGTTTACTCGCTGTTCCACCGTCTGTACGGGATGTTCCCCTGCAACTTCGTCTCCTACCTGAGGCTGCACTACGGCATGAAGGAGAACCTGGACACCTTCCAGGAGGTGGTCaaggtcagaaccgggtcagaactgggtcagaaccgggtcagaacctggACACCTTCCAGGAGGTGGTCAAG CCAATGTTGGAACATGTTCGGATCCACCCAGAACTCGTGACTGGAACCCAGGACTCCGAACTGGACCCGTCCAG gtGGAGGTGTTGTGAGGTCCATGACATCATCATGGAGTGCTGCCGACTCTCTCTGGACCCGCTGGAGGACGCCTGCTGTCCCTCCCCCCCGCCTCACCTGGACCTCAGCCCCGCCCCCCAGGtctggcagccaatcagcagcttAG GAAGTTCAGTGGGTCAGCTGACGCTAAGCTCCTCCCACATCCAG gctgatgatgtcacatgGAGCCCCTCCTCTCAATGTggtttggccacgccccctccTGAGCCTGCATCTccaggccccgccccctcgctGAGCAGGTGTACCTCCATTTCAG GTGTGAAATGTCCCTCACCTGACTCTGTACCTGTGACCACGCCCAGTGAAGGTAGCCATAAACCTGCCGGCGGCCTCCAGGTGAGATCGGGTGTCTCTGTcaaggagcagcaggaagatgGCCGCTGTCTGTCCTCACAGGTgaagcagcagccaatcagagcgcagGAGGAGACGAGCCTGAGTCATGTCATCAACGGTAACCTGAGCAGCCCAG ACGTCAGAGCGCCATCTTCCTCCTCCCAGTTCCTCCTCCTTACTTCCACCTCCAGCCGCAGTGACTCACCAGGTGGACCCGCCCCTTCTCCCAGTGACCCCGCCCCCTATGCTCCTGGCCCCGCCCCTCCCTATGAGCCGCTGTTTGAGCTGGCTCTGCCTCACGCGGCCACACTCTTCATCAGGAGGAAGACGCAG GAGGCGCTGCAGAGCGCTGCAGGGCggcagcaacaggtggaggaggagcagagcgCCATGTCTCCTCTGAAGGTTCTGGAGCAGATGATCGTTCATGGGAGCGACGCTCATGAGCGCCTCAGCAGGAG GTCGTCATCGGGGAGCAGGTCGGACCGGAGTCACCTGGGAG GCCCCGCCCCCCAGGGGGAGGAGCTTCAGAGGAgccagctgctgctggtccACAGCCAGCTTCAGTACGAGCGCTTCAAGCGGCAGCAGCACGCCATCAGGAACCGCCGCCTGCTGCGTCGGGTCATCAACGCCACGGCGCTGGAGGAGCAGACAGTCGCCATG AAGGCGCAGCTGGGCGTTCAGGACCAGGAGATCCGCAGCCTGAGGTCGAGTCTGAGCGAAGAGCAGCGGCGCCTCAACCAGCTGCATCAGGACGGACGGACCCAAACGGACCGCctgctggaccagaaccagcagctgatGCTGCAGCAACAGCGCCACCAGCAGGAcaaccagcagctgcag AGCGACCTGGAGGACTGTCATGGCCAACTGAGGGAGCTGGAGGCGGAGCTCCAGGGAGCCAATAGGAAGGCCAAACACGCTGAGCACCAGCTGACCCAGCTGGGCCTGAAG ctgtgcagcagtgagcagcagcagcagcaggtcttcCTGCTGGACCAGCAGCTCGTCCTGCTGAGGGAAACCAACAGAGCTCTGAGCCAGCAGCTGGACGAGGCCGCCGCCCACAGCTGGACC GAGGAGGCCATGCTGCGGCGCAGCGCAGGGAACGACTTCCAGAGGCTGAAGGACTGCGACGTCCTGCAGAAACAGAAGCTGGAGGCAGCCAGCCACAGGATAGCAGAGCTGGAGAGCCAGCTGGCCAGGAAGGACAAGCTGATCCTGGAGCTGAAGAAGCTGCTGGAGGAAACCAAGAGCCACAGCAG GGCGGAGCTGTCAGCCTCAGAGAGTCGATGTGTGGCCCTGAGGAGAGTCAGCCAGACGCTGCAGACTGAGATGCTCCACCTGTACAGCCAGGTTCACCTGGACACTCACACAGGAAGTGACACGTGCACACACAGCCCTCCTCTTGATGCCGGCAGCAG AAACAGCCCCTCCGCTCAGGATGGCTACAAGCCCCgcccctcttcttcttctgctgtggGAATCATAAACGGTGCTGTGGAggccctctcctcctcctcaccccTCTCCTCCTCGCCCATCGACTCCCCGCTGGCCGTCGGATCTTTCCTGGAGCAGCAGGCGCGGCGGCTGTTTGGGCCAAACAACCAgagcctggaggaggaggagaaagaggaggaggagaaggaggtcCCAGCAGGGAGCCCTCCTCTGGGtcaggaggtggaggaggccACCCTCCTCACTGGGAGTCCTCAGATGGAGCCTCCTGCTCCAGCTGCAGACCTGGAGCTCAGCGTCCGCCAGCGGAGAGACGAGCTCAGCATCATGGACTACAACGAGTCGCTGCCCGAGTtctga